From the Mesotoga prima MesG1.Ag.4.2 genome, the window AGAAGTTAGGAAGTTAAACTCACAAAGACGTTCAGGACGGTTATAATCAAAGATGATAGCATTTGACTGAGGAAAATAATTGGTCTATCTTAGAACCATTATTCAGAACCAATGAATGGAGGAGATTTTGTGAGCAATCGAGAGAGACTGGAAAAACTCAAAGACGACTGGAAGAGAGAAAGAGTCATACCTCTCCTGAAAAGGTTCCCCGAAAGAAAGAAGGAGTTCAAGACATCATTTGATGGACCGGTTGAGATTCTCTATACACCTAAAGAGACCGAAGATTACGAAGAGAAAATCGGATTCCCCGGCCAGTATCCCTTCACACGGGGAGTTCAACCAACTATGTATCGCGGAAGACTATGGACAATGAGACAGTATGCAGGCTTTGGAACAGCCGAAGAGTCTAACCAGAGATACAGGTATCTTCTCTCTCAGGGACAAACTGGCCTTTCGGTGGCATTTGATCTTCCGACTCAGATTGGATACGACTCAGATGACCCCATGTCGGAAGGCGAAGTAGGAAGGGTTGGAGTCGCGATTGACTCGCTTGAGGACATGGAGACACTTTTTGAAGGCATTCCCCTCGAAAGAGTCAGTACTTCTATGACTATCAACTCCACAGCTGCGATTCTTCTTGCGATGTACATCGCCGTTGGCGAAAAACAAGGTGTGGATCCTTCAAAGCTGACAGGAACGATTCAAAACGATATTCTCAAAGAGTACATAGCCAGGGGAACCTACATTTTTCCACCAGATTCATCTATGAGGTTGATCACAGACATCTTCGAATACTGCTCAAAGAACCTCCCCGATTTCAATACTATAAGCATTAGCGGATATCACATAAGAGAGGCCGGAGCCAATTCAGTCCAGGAGATCGCCTTCACTTTGGCTGACGGTATTGCCTACGTACAAGCGGCCATAGATGCTGGACTCGATCCAAATGTTTTTGGAAAAAGATTGTCCTTCTTCTTCAACTCACATAATGGGTTCCTTGAGGAGATAGCGAAATTCAGAGCAGCGAGAAGACTTTGGGCCAGAATTATGAAAGAAAGATTCGGTGTAACTGATGAAAAGGCAATGATGCTGAGATTCCACACT encodes:
- a CDS encoding acyl-CoA mutase large subunit family protein, translated to MSNRERLEKLKDDWKRERVIPLLKRFPERKKEFKTSFDGPVEILYTPKETEDYEEKIGFPGQYPFTRGVQPTMYRGRLWTMRQYAGFGTAEESNQRYRYLLSQGQTGLSVAFDLPTQIGYDSDDPMSEGEVGRVGVAIDSLEDMETLFEGIPLERVSTSMTINSTAAILLAMYIAVGEKQGVDPSKLTGTIQNDILKEYIARGTYIFPPDSSMRLITDIFEYCSKNLPDFNTISISGYHIREAGANSVQEIAFTLADGIAYVQAAIDAGLDPNVFGKRLSFFFNSHNGFLEEIAKFRAARRLWARIMKERFGVTDEKAMMLRFHTQTGGSTLTAQQPMNNIVRVAFQALAAVLGGTQSLHTNSFDEALGLPTEDSVTIALRTQQIIASETGVADTVDPLGGAYFIEELTDRMEELAMDYIQKIDDLGGMVEAVRNGFVQKEILDSAYKYQVSIENKEQIIVGVNEFVSEDKEVKDILRLDPAIENRQKKKIEMLRTRRDNGKVESLLDDLREAARGSDNLMPFILKAVKAYATLGEIANALRDVFGEYTEAVIL